A single region of the Streptomyces vilmorinianum genome encodes:
- a CDS encoding PaaX family transcriptional regulator, with product MAEQHTPRSLIVSLYGAYGRGLAPGEEPLPVAELIRLLAVLGVDAPSVRSSVSRLKRRGLLLPRRTAEGAAGYALSDDARQLLEDGDRRIYARTEPTLSDGWVLAVFTVPESERHKRHLLRSRLARLGFGTAAPGVWIAPARLYEETRHTLERLELSPYVDLFRGEHLGYAPTAEAVSRWWDLPSIAKLHEEFLAAHEPVLRAWTASPGSAEDAYRDYLFALDSWRRLPYADPVLPAELLPQNWPGARSAEVFAALHERLRDRGAQFVLGLTGEASG from the coding sequence GTGGCCGAGCAGCACACTCCCCGTTCCCTGATCGTCTCGCTGTACGGCGCGTACGGCCGTGGCCTCGCGCCGGGCGAGGAACCGTTGCCCGTGGCCGAGCTGATCCGCCTTCTGGCGGTGCTCGGCGTGGACGCGCCGTCGGTGCGCTCCTCGGTGTCCCGGCTGAAACGGCGGGGCCTGCTGCTGCCGAGGCGGACGGCGGAGGGCGCGGCCGGGTACGCCCTGTCGGACGACGCGCGCCAGCTCCTGGAGGACGGCGACCGCCGGATCTACGCCCGTACGGAGCCCACGCTGTCCGACGGCTGGGTCCTCGCCGTGTTCACCGTCCCCGAGTCCGAGCGCCACAAGCGCCATCTGCTGCGCTCCCGGCTGGCCCGTCTGGGCTTCGGCACGGCGGCGCCCGGGGTGTGGATCGCCCCGGCACGGCTGTACGAGGAGACCCGGCACACCCTGGAGCGCCTGGAGCTCTCCCCGTACGTGGACCTGTTCCGCGGCGAGCACCTGGGCTACGCGCCGACGGCGGAGGCGGTGTCCCGCTGGTGGGACCTGCCGTCGATCGCCAAGCTCCACGAGGAGTTCCTCGCGGCCCACGAGCCGGTCCTGCGGGCCTGGACGGCCTCCCCGGGGTCGGCGGAGGACGCCTACCGGGACTACCTGTTCGCTCTGGACTCCTGGCGCCGCCTCCCGTACGCGGACCCGGTCCTGCCGGCCGAACTCCTGCCGCAGAACTGGCCGGGCGCCCGCTCGGCGGAGGTCTTCGCGGCGCTCCACGAGCGGCTGCGGGACCGGGGGGCGCAGTTCGTGCTCGGGCTCACGGGCGAGGCGTCAGGCTGA